From Rhizobium sp. NZLR1, a single genomic window includes:
- a CDS encoding carbohydrate ABC transporter permease has translation MARKITTRRKVIFTAVAWTLGILIFFPILWTFLTSFKSEADAIASPPQFLFFHWTTENYAEVQSRSNYLSHFMNSVIISFGSTLIGLIIAIPAAWAMAFAPTKRTKDVLMWMLSTKMMPPVGALIPIYLLFRNSGLLDTRTGLVVVLTLINLPIIVWMLYTYFKEIPGEILEAARMDGASLMKEIVYVLTPMAVPGIASTLLLNIILAWNEAFWTLNLTASKAAPLTAFIASYSSPEGLFYAKLSAASTMAIAPILILGWFSQKQLVRGLTFGAVK, from the coding sequence ATGGCCAGAAAAATCACCACCCGGCGCAAGGTCATTTTTACCGCGGTCGCCTGGACGCTCGGCATCCTGATCTTCTTCCCGATCCTCTGGACGTTCCTGACCAGCTTCAAGTCGGAAGCCGACGCCATCGCCTCGCCGCCGCAGTTCCTGTTCTTCCACTGGACGACAGAAAACTACGCGGAGGTGCAGAGCCGGTCGAACTATCTCAGCCACTTCATGAACTCGGTGATCATTTCCTTCGGCTCGACGCTGATCGGCCTGATCATCGCGATCCCGGCCGCCTGGGCGATGGCGTTTGCGCCGACCAAGCGGACCAAGGACGTGCTGATGTGGATGCTGTCGACCAAGATGATGCCGCCTGTGGGCGCGCTGATCCCGATCTATCTGTTGTTCCGCAATTCGGGCCTGCTCGACACCCGCACCGGCCTGGTGGTCGTGCTGACGCTGATCAACCTGCCGATCATCGTCTGGATGCTCTACACCTATTTCAAGGAAATTCCCGGCGAGATCCTCGAAGCGGCCCGCATGGACGGGGCCTCGCTGATGAAGGAGATCGTCTACGTGCTGACGCCGATGGCGGTGCCCGGTATCGCCTCGACGCTGCTTTTGAACATCATCCTTGCCTGGAACGAGGCGTTCTGGACGCTCAACCTCACCGCCTCGAAAGCGGCACCGCTGACGGCCTTCATCGCTTCCTACTCCAGCCCGGAAGGCCTGTTCTACGCCAAGCTCTCGGCGGCTTCGACGATGGCGATCGCGCCGATCCTGATCCTCGGCTGGTTCAGCCAGAAACAACTCGTCCGCGGCCTGACCTTCGGCGCAGTGAAATAA
- a CDS encoding sugar ABC transporter permease, protein MATLHTRSAARLMIAPSVLLLFAWMIVPLAMTIYFSLLNYNLLSPGMESFVGFLNYEYFLSDPAFFAALINTLVLVAGVLLITVIGGIAFALLLDQPMYGQGIVRILVIAPFFVMPTVAALVWKNMFMNPVNGLFAHLAKALGLQPIDWLANAPLLSVILIVAWQWLPFATLIMLTALQSLDEEQKEASEMDGAGPISKFIYIILPHMARAITVVILIQTIFLLSVFAEILVTTNGGPGTDSTNLTYLVYAQALLQFDIGGASAGGIVAVVLANIVAIFLVRLVGKNLEA, encoded by the coding sequence ATTGCGCCCTCCGTGCTGCTCCTCTTTGCATGGATGATCGTCCCGCTGGCGATGACGATCTATTTTTCGCTGCTGAACTACAATCTGCTCAGCCCCGGCATGGAGAGCTTCGTCGGCTTTCTGAACTACGAATATTTCCTGTCCGATCCTGCCTTCTTCGCGGCGCTGATCAATACGCTGGTGCTCGTGGCCGGCGTTCTGTTGATCACCGTCATCGGCGGCATCGCTTTTGCGCTGCTGCTCGACCAGCCGATGTACGGCCAGGGTATCGTGCGCATCCTGGTGATTGCGCCGTTCTTCGTCATGCCGACTGTGGCCGCGCTGGTGTGGAAGAACATGTTCATGAACCCGGTCAATGGCCTCTTTGCGCATCTTGCCAAGGCCCTCGGCCTGCAGCCGATCGACTGGCTGGCGAATGCGCCGCTGCTCTCGGTCATTCTCATCGTTGCCTGGCAGTGGCTGCCCTTTGCGACGCTTATCATGCTGACGGCGCTGCAGTCGCTCGACGAGGAGCAGAAGGAAGCCTCCGAAATGGACGGCGCCGGGCCGATCTCGAAATTCATCTACATCATCCTGCCGCATATGGCCCGCGCCATCACCGTGGTGATCCTGATCCAGACGATCTTCCTGCTTTCGGTTTTCGCCGAAATCCTCGTCACCACCAACGGCGGGCCAGGCACCGACAGCACCAACCTCACCTATCTCGTCTATGCCCAGGCGCTCCTGCAGTTCGATATCGGCGGCGCTTCGGCGGGCGGTATCGTCGCGGTGGTGCTTGCCAATATCGTAGCGATCTTCCTCGTCCGCCTCGTCGGCAAGAATCTGGAGGCTTGA